One segment of Methylocella silvestris BL2 DNA contains the following:
- a CDS encoding Do family serine endopeptidase has protein sequence MGLFKTARRGAIASAAGGAAPRNACSLLAIAAVLMFGAASVAPGLGAPPAYAKGPDSLADLAADVSDAVVNISATQTMDEKRSGGAPQLEPGTPFDDLFEEFFRRRQQGQGGPDQPTPRAPRERKSNSLGSGFVVDPSGIIITNNHVIADANDVTVIFTDGQKLKAEVLGKDSKVDVAVLKVKPDKPLKAVKFGDSDKMRVGDWVIAVGNPFGLGGTVTAGIISALKRNIDSGPYDNYFQTDAAINKGNSGGPLFNMAGEVVGINTAILSPSGGSIGIGFSTPAATVTPVIDQLQKFGETRRGWLGVRIQNVDDTIAETLNLGSVRGALVAGADDKGPAKAAGIEAGDVILKFDGVPIKESHDLPKIVASAPVGKDVEVVLLRQGKEITKTIKLGRLEDNEKQKAALTVRPGDDDKPPAANASMERALGMAFSGLNDGARRKYSIKQSVAAGVIVTDVEPDSGAAEKHIQPGDVIMEINQEPVKEPADVAKKVAKLKDDGKKSALLLVANGQGEMRFVALPFP, from the coding sequence ATGGGCCTGTTCAAGACTGCGCGGCGCGGCGCGATTGCGTCTGCCGCCGGCGGGGCCGCTCCGCGAAACGCCTGCTCCCTGCTCGCCATTGCCGCCGTGCTCATGTTTGGAGCCGCGTCCGTCGCGCCCGGGCTCGGCGCGCCGCCGGCCTATGCGAAGGGACCGGACTCCCTAGCGGATCTTGCCGCTGACGTCAGCGACGCAGTCGTCAACATCTCGGCGACGCAGACGATGGACGAAAAGCGCTCGGGCGGGGCTCCGCAGCTTGAGCCGGGCACGCCCTTCGATGATCTGTTCGAGGAGTTCTTCCGCCGCCGCCAGCAAGGCCAAGGCGGGCCGGACCAACCCACGCCGCGCGCGCCGCGCGAGCGCAAGTCGAATTCGCTCGGCTCAGGCTTCGTCGTCGATCCGTCAGGCATTATCATTACCAATAATCACGTCATCGCCGACGCCAATGACGTCACGGTGATTTTTACCGATGGACAGAAACTGAAGGCCGAAGTCCTCGGCAAGGATTCGAAAGTCGACGTCGCCGTCCTGAAAGTGAAGCCCGACAAGCCGCTGAAGGCGGTCAAATTCGGCGACAGCGACAAGATGCGCGTTGGCGATTGGGTCATCGCCGTCGGCAATCCGTTCGGCCTTGGCGGCACTGTCACCGCCGGAATCATTTCCGCCCTGAAACGGAACATCGATTCCGGCCCCTATGACAATTATTTCCAGACGGACGCCGCGATCAACAAGGGCAATTCGGGCGGACCGCTCTTCAACATGGCCGGCGAGGTCGTCGGCATCAACACCGCGATCCTCTCGCCCTCGGGCGGATCGATCGGTATCGGCTTCTCGACGCCTGCTGCGACTGTGACGCCGGTCATCGATCAGCTGCAGAAATTTGGCGAGACGCGGCGCGGATGGCTCGGCGTCCGGATCCAGAACGTCGACGACACGATCGCAGAAACGCTGAACCTTGGCTCGGTGCGGGGCGCGCTGGTCGCCGGCGCGGACGACAAGGGACCGGCTAAGGCAGCCGGGATCGAGGCTGGCGACGTCATCTTGAAATTCGACGGCGTGCCGATCAAGGAATCCCACGACCTGCCCAAGATCGTCGCCTCCGCGCCAGTCGGCAAGGATGTCGAAGTGGTGCTGCTGCGGCAAGGCAAGGAGATCACTAAGACGATCAAGCTCGGCCGGCTCGAGGACAATGAAAAGCAAAAGGCCGCCTTGACCGTCAGGCCCGGCGACGACGACAAGCCGCCGGCGGCCAACGCCTCGATGGAGCGCGCGCTCGGCATGGCCTTCTCAGGGCTTAATGACGGCGCGCGCCGGAAATATTCGATCAAACAGAGCGTCGCCGCCGGCGTCATTGTGACCGATGTCGAGCCGGATTCGGGCGCCGCGGAAAAGCACATCCAACCCGGCGACGTGATCATGGAGATCAATCAGGAGCCGGTGAAGGAGCCGGCCGACGTCGCCAAGAAAGTCGCCAAGCTGAAGGACGACGGCAAGAAGTCGGCGCTGCTTCTCGTCGCCAATGGCCAGGGAGAAATGCGCTTTGTCGCGCTTCCCTTCCCATAA
- a CDS encoding TOBE domain-containing protein — translation MKLSALNQIKGKVVDVKKGVTTAHVRIDLGHGIVVTSSITNEAVDLLNLSPGDEVTTLINESNIIIGK, via the coding sequence ATGAAACTTAGCGCGCTCAACCAAATCAAAGGTAAGGTCGTCGACGTCAAGAAGGGCGTGACCACGGCGCATGTGAGAATCGATTTGGGTCACGGGATCGTGGTTACTTCGTCGATCACCAACGAAGCCGTTGATTTATTAAATCTGTCGCCCGGCGATGAAGTCACCACTTTGATTAATGAGTCCAATATAATCATCGGCAAGTAA
- the mgtA gene encoding magnesium-translocating P-type ATPase, with amino-acid sequence MNLMQGRSEASPDLKSDEISAEDVWRMPAALLLARLSTTPAGLSAAEAEARLAAVGPNDAAAVKRSPLWLQFLSRFRNPLVIILLAASGLSAATGDIPSFAIVVSIVMLSMTLDFIQEVRAQNAVEALRRSVAVKASVRRDGAILCIPIDKVVPGDVVELIAGDLVPADSRLLESRDLFINQALLTGEPYPAEKQATETASGAENPAGAVNAVFAGTSVISGSATIVICRTGARTALGHLATSLAEKPPATAFTVGIGRFGMLIMRLTLLMVIFVLVVNVWFHRPLLESLLFALALAVGLTPELLPMIVTVTLARSAMALSKRKVIVKRLSAIHDLGAMDMLCTDKTGTLTEASIKLVHVIDGRGAESASAFAYAFINSRFETGMKSPLDEAILAAQPFDMAGWTKIDEVPFDFERRRVSVLAAHEGKRRLIVKGAPEDLLRLSVRYESANGEEQALDPETRRAFEATLEKIGAQGFRALGVASHTLDDACPAAAIVDECNLVFAGFAVFLDPPKASAGATIKSMADAGVAVKVLTGDNEIVSRHVFSEIGVPVTGVLTGDAMTHLSDEALLGALPQVNLFCRVNPQQKLRILLALKRLGYIVGFMGDGINDAPALHAADVGISVDGAADVARAAADLILLEHDLSVVREAVVGGRQTVQNVSKYVLMGSSSNFGNMFSMAGAALFLPFLPMLPIQILLNNLLYDVSEIAIPFDGVDPEAIALPVSWDIGFIERFMLVFGPVSSIFDFLTFYALIAVFGAGESLFQTGWFMESMATQVLVVFAIRTRRLFFRSRPNGFLVAMALGVVAVAIALPLSPIGHWFGFVAPPPLFFAYLIGATLAYLALVEIVKALFYRAMAAPSPRRARPR; translated from the coding sequence ATGAATTTGATGCAAGGACGCAGCGAGGCGTCTCCCGACTTGAAGTCCGACGAAATCAGCGCCGAAGATGTGTGGCGGATGCCGGCTGCGCTATTGCTCGCCCGTTTGTCGACGACGCCGGCCGGTCTTAGCGCTGCGGAGGCGGAGGCGCGGCTCGCGGCCGTCGGACCCAACGACGCCGCCGCCGTCAAACGATCGCCGCTTTGGCTGCAATTCCTGTCCCGCTTCCGCAACCCGCTGGTCATCATTCTGCTTGCGGCGAGCGGATTGTCCGCTGCGACAGGCGACATTCCGAGTTTCGCCATTGTGGTCAGCATCGTCATGCTGAGCATGACGCTTGATTTCATCCAGGAGGTCCGCGCGCAGAATGCAGTCGAGGCGCTTCGCCGGTCCGTGGCGGTAAAAGCGAGCGTCCGGCGCGATGGCGCAATCCTTTGCATTCCGATCGACAAAGTGGTCCCGGGCGACGTCGTCGAATTGATCGCCGGAGATCTCGTTCCGGCGGATTCTCGGCTGCTTGAAAGCCGCGATCTCTTCATCAACCAGGCGCTTCTGACGGGCGAGCCCTATCCGGCGGAAAAGCAGGCGACCGAAACGGCCTCGGGCGCCGAGAACCCCGCCGGGGCCGTGAACGCCGTCTTCGCCGGCACGTCCGTCATCAGCGGCTCCGCTACGATCGTCATCTGCCGCACCGGGGCGCGGACGGCGCTCGGCCATCTGGCGACGAGCCTTGCCGAAAAGCCGCCGGCGACTGCCTTTACGGTCGGCATCGGCCGCTTCGGCATGCTGATCATGCGCCTCACGCTGCTGATGGTGATCTTCGTTCTGGTCGTCAACGTCTGGTTTCATCGGCCCTTGCTGGAATCGCTGTTGTTCGCGCTGGCGCTCGCCGTCGGCCTGACGCCCGAACTGCTGCCGATGATCGTGACGGTCACGCTGGCCCGCTCGGCGATGGCGTTGTCCAAGCGCAAGGTGATCGTCAAGCGCCTCTCCGCCATCCACGATCTCGGCGCGATGGACATGCTGTGCACCGACAAGACGGGCACGCTGACCGAGGCTTCGATCAAGCTCGTGCATGTGATCGACGGGCGCGGCGCGGAAAGCGCCTCCGCTTTCGCTTATGCCTTCATCAACAGCCGTTTCGAGACCGGCATGAAAAGCCCGCTCGATGAGGCGATTCTCGCCGCTCAGCCTTTCGACATGGCGGGCTGGACCAAGATCGACGAAGTCCCCTTCGATTTCGAGCGCCGGCGCGTGTCCGTGCTGGCCGCCCACGAGGGGAAGCGGCGTCTCATCGTCAAGGGCGCGCCTGAGGATCTGTTGCGCCTGTCTGTGCGCTATGAATCGGCGAACGGCGAGGAGCAGGCCCTCGATCCGGAGACGCGCCGCGCATTCGAGGCCACTCTCGAAAAAATCGGCGCGCAGGGATTCCGCGCGCTCGGCGTCGCGAGCCATACCCTCGACGACGCCTGCCCAGCGGCCGCGATCGTCGATGAATGCAATCTTGTGTTTGCCGGCTTCGCTGTTTTCCTCGATCCTCCGAAGGCCAGCGCCGGCGCGACGATCAAGTCCATGGCGGATGCGGGCGTCGCGGTGAAGGTGCTGACCGGCGACAATGAAATTGTAAGCCGTCACGTCTTCAGCGAAATCGGCGTGCCGGTTACCGGCGTGCTGACCGGAGATGCGATGACGCATCTTTCCGACGAGGCGCTGCTGGGCGCGTTGCCGCAGGTCAATTTATTTTGCCGCGTCAACCCGCAGCAGAAGCTCCGGATCCTGCTGGCGCTGAAGCGGCTCGGCTATATCGTCGGCTTCATGGGCGACGGCATCAACGACGCGCCGGCGCTGCATGCCGCCGATGTCGGGATCTCGGTCGACGGCGCTGCCGACGTCGCGCGCGCCGCCGCCGATCTGATCTTGCTCGAACATGACCTGTCCGTCGTGCGCGAAGCGGTCGTCGGCGGACGCCAAACGGTTCAGAACGTGTCGAAATACGTCCTGATGGGGTCGAGTTCGAACTTCGGCAACATGTTCAGCATGGCGGGGGCCGCTTTGTTCCTGCCGTTCCTGCCGATGTTGCCGATCCAGATCCTGCTCAATAATTTGCTCTACGACGTGTCCGAGATCGCCATCCCGTTTGATGGAGTGGATCCAGAGGCCATCGCCTTGCCGGTGAGTTGGGATATCGGCTTTATTGAACGCTTCATGCTGGTGTTCGGGCCAGTGAGTTCGATCTTCGATTTTCTCACTTTCTACGCTCTGATTGCGGTGTTCGGCGCTGGCGAATCGCTGTTTCAGACCGGCTGGTTCATGGAATCGATGGCGACGCAGGTGCTGGTCGTGTTCGCCATCCGCACGCGCCGGCTGTTCTTCCGGAGCCGGCCGAACGGGTTTCTCGTCGCGATGGCGCTCGGGGTCGTCGCGGTGGCGATCGCGCTTCCGCTGTCGCCCATCGGTCATTGGTTTGGCTTTGTCGCGCCGCCGCCGCTCTTCTTCGCCTATCTGATAGGCGCGACGCTTGCCTATTTGGCGCTCGTCGAAATCGTCAAAGCCCTTTTCTACCGCGCCATGGCCGCTCCTTCGCCGCGCCGAGCTAGACCGCGATGA
- a CDS encoding MDR family oxidoreductase yields the protein MFDAILIEKEGDRSKASLARLDDSRLPEGDVTVRVSHSTLNYKDGLAITGRGPIVRSFPLVPGVDFTGVVEDSRDARFKAGDSVLLNGFGVGESHWGGLAGRARVSADWLIRLPERLSAARAMALGTAGYTAMLCVMALERQGVAPGAGEIIVTGAGGGVGGVAIQILDRLGYRVVASTGRPQEADYLRELGADEIIDRATLSAPGKPLAKARWAGAVDSLGSHTLANVCAAMKENGVVAACGLAQGMDFPATVAPFILRGVTLVGINSVYRSIADRVEAWDRLAREIDVTKLDAMTTTIGLKDAIAAAGDLIDGKIRGRIVVAIGDET from the coding sequence ATGTTTGATGCAATCCTGATCGAAAAGGAAGGAGACCGCAGCAAGGCGAGTCTCGCGCGGCTTGACGACAGCCGGCTGCCCGAGGGCGATGTTACGGTGCGCGTCAGCCATTCGACGCTGAACTACAAGGACGGGCTGGCGATCACGGGCCGGGGTCCGATCGTGCGGTCGTTTCCGCTTGTGCCGGGCGTCGACTTCACCGGCGTCGTCGAGGACAGCCGCGATGCGCGGTTCAAAGCCGGCGACTCCGTTCTGCTCAACGGCTTCGGCGTCGGCGAATCGCATTGGGGCGGCCTTGCAGGGCGCGCCCGCGTCAGCGCCGATTGGCTGATCCGGCTCCCCGAGCGATTGAGCGCAGCGCGCGCGATGGCGCTCGGCACGGCGGGCTACACTGCGATGCTCTGCGTCATGGCGCTGGAGCGGCAGGGGGTTGCGCCCGGCGCCGGCGAAATCATCGTCACCGGCGCGGGCGGCGGCGTCGGCGGCGTCGCCATCCAGATCCTCGATCGTCTCGGCTACCGCGTCGTCGCCTCGACCGGCCGGCCGCAGGAGGCCGATTATCTGCGCGAGCTCGGCGCTGATGAGATCATCGATCGCGCCACGCTCTCGGCGCCCGGCAAACCGCTCGCCAAGGCGCGCTGGGCCGGGGCGGTCGACAGCCTCGGCAGCCATACGCTCGCCAATGTATGCGCGGCGATGAAAGAAAATGGCGTGGTCGCCGCCTGCGGCCTTGCGCAAGGCATGGATTTTCCGGCGACCGTCGCGCCTTTCATCCTGCGCGGCGTCACGCTCGTCGGCATTAATTCGGTCTACCGATCGATCGCCGACCGCGTCGAAGCCTGGGACCGGCTCGCGCGGGAAATCGACGTCACGAAGCTCGACGCGATGACGACGACCATCGGCCTCAAGGACGCCATCGCCGCCGCGGGCGATCTCATCGACGGCAAAATCCGCGGCCGCATCGTCGTTGCGATCGGAGACGAAACATGA
- a CDS encoding energy transducer TonB, whose translation MMHSASPRSCAKAAVRGFAAGAALKLEDDPTQYGDFPQDFWATEFDGAELNFAARDESGAGGLSDAESEIAVSADDRLAADRPAGSFFDRGVIFVLAASLVAHACLLLAFLWASPWDTPPEASKETPIEVVIEQPKPDPAKEAAAKQSANRQAASKQAEAKAAEEQARQAAAKAAEQAKAAEQAKATQAKQQADQAAKAAEAAEAKAARDAAAANEAKAGAAKAESAKAESAKAEAAKAEAAKAAQAKADAAKAEAAKADAAKAEAAKAEEARAAQMKAAETKAAEAKAAATKAAEEKAAAAQAAAEKAEQAKAARAQARQAEQASAEQKRAERAEKKAAAVAKSAAAREAAAASANRQGAPLQSAGFGASKSGQEMQLPFDNGPPIFRAVAVPLPTEGGDEQMSYKVIVFGMLERAKQYPPAARERGARGSAVVSFTLEESGELANVSLMRSSGDSDLDIESLALVARASPFPKPPEGAQRSFAAEITFDLRDEP comes from the coding sequence ATGATGCATTCGGCGTCGCCTCGAAGCTGTGCGAAAGCCGCCGTGCGCGGCTTTGCGGCCGGCGCTGCCCTGAAGCTCGAAGATGATCCAACGCAATATGGCGATTTTCCGCAGGATTTCTGGGCCACGGAGTTTGACGGCGCCGAGCTGAATTTTGCGGCGCGCGACGAATCTGGCGCCGGCGGCCTGAGCGACGCGGAGTCGGAAATCGCCGTCAGCGCGGATGACAGGCTCGCCGCCGATCGTCCGGCCGGCTCCTTCTTTGACAGAGGCGTGATCTTCGTGCTGGCCGCATCGCTTGTGGCGCATGCCTGCTTGCTGCTCGCTTTTCTCTGGGCAAGCCCCTGGGACACACCGCCCGAGGCGTCAAAGGAAACGCCGATCGAAGTCGTGATCGAACAACCAAAGCCCGACCCCGCGAAAGAAGCCGCTGCGAAGCAGTCCGCGAACCGGCAGGCTGCAAGCAAGCAGGCCGAAGCCAAAGCCGCGGAAGAACAGGCAAGGCAAGCCGCGGCCAAGGCGGCCGAGCAGGCCAAGGCTGCGGAGCAAGCCAAGGCGACGCAGGCGAAGCAACAGGCCGATCAAGCCGCTAAAGCGGCGGAGGCCGCTGAAGCCAAAGCCGCACGGGACGCCGCTGCGGCGAACGAGGCGAAAGCCGGGGCGGCTAAAGCTGAATCGGCTAAAGCTGAATCGGCCAAAGCCGAGGCGGCCAAAGCCGAGGCGGCAAAGGCGGCTCAGGCCAAGGCTGACGCGGCTAAGGCTGAAGCAGCCAAGGCTGACGCGGCGAAGGCTGAGGCGGCGAAGGCCGAAGAAGCCAGGGCTGCGCAAATGAAGGCTGCCGAAACGAAGGCTGCTGAAGCCAAGGCCGCCGCAACCAAGGCTGCGGAGGAAAAAGCCGCTGCCGCGCAGGCTGCAGCCGAAAAGGCCGAACAGGCGAAAGCGGCAAGGGCGCAGGCGAGGCAGGCCGAGCAGGCGAGCGCCGAGCAAAAACGCGCCGAACGGGCGGAAAAGAAAGCCGCGGCGGTGGCCAAGAGCGCTGCAGCCCGGGAGGCAGCGGCGGCCAGCGCCAATCGCCAGGGCGCGCCGCTGCAATCCGCCGGGTTTGGCGCGTCGAAGAGCGGGCAGGAGATGCAGCTTCCCTTCGACAACGGGCCGCCCATTTTCCGCGCCGTCGCCGTGCCTTTGCCGACCGAGGGCGGCGACGAACAGATGAGCTACAAGGTCATCGTGTTCGGCATGCTGGAGCGCGCCAAGCAATATCCGCCGGCGGCGCGCGAGCGCGGGGCGCGGGGCAGCGCCGTGGTCTCTTTTACGCTCGAGGAATCGGGCGAGCTCGCCAATGTGTCGCTAATGCGCTCAAGCGGCGATTCCGACCTCGATATCGAGAGCCTCGCGCTGGTTGCGAGAGCCTCGCCTTTCCCGAAGCCGCCGGAGGGGGCGCAGCGCTCCTTCGCCGCCGAAATCACTTTCGATCTGCGGGACGAACCCTGA
- the cmk gene encoding (d)CMP kinase: MIIAIDGPAASGKGTLARRLAAHFGLPHLDTGLLYRATARALLDHGHDLSDREAAISAARSLALTDFDEAGLRSRDMAEAASVVAAIPEVRAALVDMQRRFAGRPGGALLDGRDIGTVICPDADCKIFVTASDEARATRRALELRGRGEKVDYAAVLEDIRKRDLRDSSRAAAPLKPADDAVVLDTTKLDVEAAFKAALVIVESAHDSLRAGHPAF, encoded by the coding sequence ATGATTATCGCCATCGACGGGCCGGCGGCGTCCGGGAAAGGCACTTTGGCGCGACGGCTTGCGGCCCATTTTGGCCTGCCGCATCTCGACACCGGCCTGTTATATCGGGCGACGGCGCGCGCGCTGCTCGATCACGGCCATGACCTTTCCGATCGAGAGGCGGCGATTTCGGCCGCGCGAAGCCTTGCGCTGACCGATTTCGACGAGGCGGGGCTGCGCAGCCGCGACATGGCGGAAGCGGCCTCCGTGGTCGCCGCGATCCCTGAGGTGCGCGCTGCGCTGGTCGACATGCAGCGCCGCTTCGCCGGCCGTCCGGGCGGCGCGCTGCTGGACGGGCGCGATATCGGCACGGTCATCTGCCCCGACGCCGATTGCAAGATCTTCGTCACCGCAAGCGACGAAGCGCGCGCCACGCGCCGCGCCCTGGAATTACGCGGACGCGGCGAAAAGGTCGATTACGCCGCCGTGCTCGAGGATATCCGTAAACGCGATCTGCGCGATTCGAGCCGGGCCGCGGCGCCGCTCAAACCCGCCGACGACGCCGTGGTGCTCGACACCACCAAGCTCGACGTCGAAGCGGCCTTCAAGGCGGCGCTTGTCATCGTGGAAAGCGCGCACGATTCCCTCAGGGCCGGCCATCCGGCATTTTAA
- the aroA gene encoding 3-phosphoshikimate 1-carboxyvinyltransferase, which translates to MEVATSRLTAERSGPLAGRIKPPGDKSISHRALILGLLSVGTTEITGLLEGEDVIHTAKVCGALGARVERLAPGRWRVEGCGIGSLLQPEETLDFGNSGTGMRLMMGVVAGHPITATLDGDASLRTRPMRRVLDPLMMMGAQTLSQAEGGRCPIILKGTAEPIPIVYKSPVASAQIKSAVLLAGLNSPGETSVIEPEASRDHTEKMLRYFGAALKVEPFGENGRKITLQGRPELKPAPVAVPGDPSSAAFALVAATIVENSDIVIESMMMNPLRTGLLTTLLEMGADIEIIDRREEGGEEVADLRVRGAALKGVDVPAARAPSMIDEYPILAVAASFARGQTRMRGLGELRVKESDRLEAVAAGLRACGVDPQIIGDDLIVEGGAEVSGGGLVATHLDHRIAMSFLILGLAAQKPVAIDDVGMIATSFPDFRAQMESLGARFS; encoded by the coding sequence ATGGAGGTTGCGACAAGCCGGCTGACGGCGGAACGAAGCGGGCCGCTTGCCGGCCGCATCAAGCCGCCGGGCGACAAATCGATCTCGCACCGCGCCCTGATTCTGGGCCTGCTCAGCGTCGGGACGACCGAGATTACCGGTCTGCTCGAAGGCGAGGACGTCATCCACACGGCGAAAGTCTGCGGCGCCCTCGGCGCGCGCGTCGAAAGACTGGCGCCGGGACGATGGCGCGTCGAAGGCTGCGGCATCGGCTCGCTGCTCCAGCCGGAAGAGACGCTTGATTTCGGCAATTCCGGCACCGGCATGCGCCTGATGATGGGCGTCGTCGCCGGCCATCCTATTACCGCAACGCTCGACGGCGACGCTTCGCTGCGCACGCGGCCGATGCGGCGCGTGCTTGACCCGCTCATGATGATGGGCGCGCAAACGCTGTCGCAGGCGGAAGGCGGCCGCTGCCCGATCATCCTCAAAGGGACGGCCGAACCAATTCCGATCGTCTACAAATCCCCCGTCGCATCTGCGCAGATCAAATCGGCGGTGCTGCTCGCCGGCCTCAATTCTCCGGGCGAGACCTCGGTGATCGAACCGGAGGCGAGCCGAGACCATACCGAGAAGATGCTGCGCTATTTTGGAGCGGCGCTGAAGGTCGAGCCGTTCGGCGAGAACGGGCGCAAGATCACGCTGCAGGGCAGGCCGGAGCTTAAGCCCGCGCCGGTCGCGGTGCCGGGCGACCCGTCATCGGCGGCTTTCGCGCTCGTCGCGGCGACGATCGTCGAAAACTCCGACATCGTCATCGAATCGATGATGATGAACCCGCTGCGCACCGGCCTTCTGACGACGCTGCTTGAAATGGGGGCCGATATCGAGATCATCGACCGCCGCGAGGAAGGCGGCGAGGAGGTCGCTGATCTTCGAGTCAGGGGCGCGGCGCTCAAAGGCGTCGACGTTCCGGCCGCCCGCGCGCCCAGCATGATCGATGAATATCCGATCCTCGCCGTCGCAGCCTCATTTGCGCGCGGACAGACGCGGATGCGGGGACTGGGCGAATTGCGGGTCAAGGAATCCGACCGGCTCGAGGCGGTGGCGGCCGGCCTTCGCGCCTGCGGCGTCGATCCGCAGATCATTGGCGACGATCTGATCGTCGAAGGCGGCGCGGAGGTTTCGGGCGGCGGCCTTGTCGCCACTCATCTCGATCACCGCATCGCGATGAGCTTCCTCATTTTGGGCCTCGCCGCGCAAAAGCCCGTCGCCATCGACGATGTCGGCATGATCGCGACAAGCTTTCCGGATTTTCGGGCGCAGATGGAGAGCCTCGGAGCGCGTTTTTCATGA
- a CDS encoding TIGR02300 family protein: MAKPELGNKRQCQNCGTRFFDLNKNPIVCPKCGTVFQGAPLSRAAQRAAAADDDEEAAPAELVSLEEVDAEADADKLVVAVDEDVEIEVADDPFLEEEEDGDDVGDLIDGDREDDEEP; encoded by the coding sequence GTGGCCAAACCAGAACTCGGCAACAAGCGCCAATGCCAGAATTGCGGCACGCGCTTTTTCGATTTGAATAAAAATCCGATTGTCTGCCCGAAGTGCGGAACCGTTTTCCAGGGCGCGCCGCTCTCGCGCGCGGCGCAAAGGGCCGCCGCCGCCGATGACGATGAAGAAGCGGCCCCCGCGGAGCTTGTGTCGCTGGAGGAGGTCGACGCGGAGGCCGACGCCGACAAGCTCGTCGTCGCTGTCGACGAGGACGTCGAGATCGAGGTCGCCGACGATCCGTTCCTTGAGGAAGAGGAAGACGGCGACGACGTCGGCGATCTGATCGACGGAGACCGGGAGGACGACGAGGAGCCGTGA
- a CDS encoding YkgJ family cysteine cluster protein yields the protein MPSPDPSNPVAFFTALRRGFSERLTRPRVREVVVDRLLEDCFAALDQSCGDVTGLACRRGCATCCAVRVVATAPEILLIARAIKSQRRKAAEDLGRRIAAAARATRQLDELDRMALAAPCPFVGDNICLIYAIRPLACRSHVSFDEAACLDALAGLPVEIPVSAIHLTARSLIQNAMQAALRDTGYAWGIYELNQGLRIALKDHGAERAWLDGHDVFRSALINDVSEQEMAQAFDAIKELGG from the coding sequence ATGCCGTCCCCCGATCCGTCAAACCCTGTCGCATTCTTCACAGCGCTCCGCCGCGGCTTTAGCGAGCGGCTGACGCGGCCGCGCGTCAGGGAAGTGGTCGTCGACCGGCTGCTTGAAGATTGTTTTGCGGCGCTCGATCAAAGCTGCGGCGATGTGACGGGGCTTGCCTGCCGCCGCGGCTGCGCGACCTGCTGCGCTGTCCGCGTCGTCGCGACCGCCCCGGAAATTCTGCTGATCGCTCGGGCCATCAAATCGCAGCGCAGGAAAGCCGCCGAAGATCTGGGCCGCAGGATCGCCGCGGCCGCGCGCGCGACGCGCCAGCTCGACGAGTTGGACCGAATGGCGCTCGCCGCGCCTTGCCCCTTCGTCGGCGACAATATTTGCCTCATCTACGCGATCCGGCCCCTCGCCTGCCGCAGCCATGTTTCTTTCGACGAAGCCGCGTGCCTCGATGCGCTCGCGGGCCTGCCCGTCGAAATTCCGGTCTCGGCGATCCATCTGACGGCGAGAAGCTTGATCCAGAACGCCATGCAGGCCGCGCTGCGCGACACAGGTTACGCTTGGGGCATTTACGAATTGAACCAGGGACTGCGGATCGCACTCAAGGATCACGGCGCCGAACGGGCGTGGCTCGATGGCCATGACGTGTTTCGCAGCGCGCTGATAAACGACGTCAGCGAGCAGGAAATGGCGCAAGCCTTCGACGCCATCAAAGAGCTCGGCGGTTGA